One genomic region from Mycoplasmoides pirum ATCC 25960 encodes:
- the hemW gene encoding radical SAM family heme chaperone HemW has protein sequence MNPQHLYIHVPLCKEICTFCDFKRDLICKYNPKKIINYLVSNLKKFSIKQFSTIYIGGGTPNVFSDEDMNFFLSHLKPLLKINNEFTIECNPDLITKSQLQIFKKNSINRISLGVQSTNNKILKILNRSHTIEDCQKAIKLMKLFKFNNISVDFMYALPLMKIVDTLNAVEFAVKNNIQHVSFYGLDLKPNSILTKQKYKINLDDEADQLESIISAFNKTKFKRYEVSNWAISKKYQSKHNLAYWLTKDWAAIGYGAFGLEKRLYYHYEGTINKPKKITYKLSDEEYYLQVLMMGLRLKDGINIDIEPYKSAFNFYKSKLKFFKLKNNILKCENINLLNNTLLDII, from the coding sequence ATGAATCCTCAACATTTATACATTCACGTTCCTTTATGTAAAGAAATTTGTACATTTTGTGATTTTAAAAGAGATTTAATTTGTAAGTACAATCCAAAAAAAATTATTAACTATTTAGTAAGTAATCTAAAAAAATTTTCTATCAAACAATTTTCTACCATTTACATAGGTGGTGGCACACCAAATGTTTTCTCTGATGAAGATATGAATTTTTTCTTATCTCATTTGAAACCTTTATTAAAGATTAATAATGAATTTACAATTGAATGTAATCCAGATTTAATAACTAAATCACAACTTCAAATTTTTAAAAAAAATTCAATTAATAGAATTTCATTAGGTGTTCAATCCACTAATAACAAAATCTTAAAAATTTTAAATAGAAGCCACACAATTGAAGATTGCCAAAAAGCGATTAAATTAATGAAATTGTTTAAATTTAATAATATTTCAGTTGATTTTATGTATGCATTGCCATTGATGAAGATTGTTGATACATTAAATGCTGTTGAATTTGCTGTAAAAAATAATATTCAACACGTTTCTTTTTATGGTTTAGATTTAAAACCAAATTCTATATTGACAAAACAAAAATACAAAATTAATTTAGATGATGAAGCTGATCAATTAGAATCTATAATTTCCGCCTTCAATAAAACCAAATTTAAGCGTTACGAAGTATCAAATTGAGCTATATCAAAAAAATATCAATCTAAGCATAATCTAGCTTATTGATTAACAAAAGATTGAGCTGCAATAGGTTATGGCGCTTTTGGATTAGAAAAACGTTTATATTATCATTACGAGGGAACTATAAATAAACCTAAAAAAATAACATATAAATTAAGTGATGAAGAGTATTATTTACAAGTTTTAATGATGGGTTTACGATTAAAAGACGGCATTAATATTGATATTGAACCATATAAATCTGCATTTAATTTTTACAAATCTAAATTAAAATTTTTTAAATTGAAAAATAATATTTTAAAATGTGAAAACATAAATTTATTAAACAATACTTTATTAGATATTATTTAA
- a CDS encoding Cof-type HAD-IIB family hydrolase, with product MNFENVKNDVKYLLFDLDGTLINNERTLANDNIKIPKLLNSFNLKHSIITGRPPYMMLKEIFELQPNIPIVAANGAIILDQNKNIIYSEHMNQELVNKIINFCVANKYNFYLYTFKQIYTYPESFPHVDCWKEIVKKLPVEFRWKIEPLAKYNKKDPVFKFLVWSIDQNKVFNHIKNNFGSEVSIAKSTRNSIDIGNSKIDKGTGFEKIFNILNATNEQFMVFGDGGNDLPMFNKAKYSVAMLNAADFVKTEAKFITDYDNNQSGVYHFIKKIWN from the coding sequence ATGAATTTTGAAAATGTTAAAAATGATGTTAAATATCTTTTATTTGATTTAGACGGAACATTGATAAACAATGAACGAACCTTAGCTAATGATAATATCAAGATACCTAAATTATTAAATTCTTTTAATTTAAAGCATTCAATAATTACTGGTCGACCACCATATATGATGCTTAAAGAAATTTTTGAATTACAACCTAATATTCCAATTGTAGCAGCAAATGGAGCCATAATTTTGGATCAAAACAAAAATATAATTTATTCTGAACATATGAATCAAGAATTAGTAAATAAAATTATTAATTTTTGTGTAGCGAACAAATATAATTTTTATTTATATACATTTAAACAAATTTATACATATCCTGAAAGTTTTCCACATGTTGATTGCTGAAAAGAGATTGTTAAAAAACTTCCAGTAGAATTCCGATGAAAAATTGAACCATTAGCTAAATATAATAAAAAAGATCCAGTTTTTAAATTTTTAGTTTGAAGTATTGATCAGAATAAAGTTTTTAATCATATTAAAAATAATTTTGGTTCTGAAGTATCTATTGCGAAAAGCACAAGAAATTCTATCGATATTGGGAATTCAAAAATTGATAAAGGCACAGGTTTTGAAAAGATTTTCAATATTTTAAATGCAACTAACGAACAATTTATGGTTTTTGGTGATGGCGGAAATGATCTACCTATGTTTAATAAAGCTAAATATAGTGTTGCTATGTTAAATGCAGCTGATTTTGTTAAAACAGAAGCTAAATTTATAACTGACTATGATAATAATCAAAGTGGTGTTTATCACTTTATTAAAAAAATTTGAAATTAA
- a CDS encoding O-methyltransferase encodes MNKDKKESILKESQLNNVANMRKSNLDFLINFLENNNYLNTILEIGTGCGYSSYCLSEITSVKKITTIEKNIKRYEIAKKLLKNESKINILNKDANVFFNSTNINKYDVIILDGPKNKLIWYIERSFNFLNKNGICVVDNLFLKDIRKKQNEKFQKRYEKLIIKNNELQNYINLLDKKRYNIFVDESGDGLVIIQLL; translated from the coding sequence ATGAACAAAGATAAAAAAGAATCTATTTTAAAAGAAAGTCAATTAAATAATGTCGCAAATATGCGAAAATCTAATTTAGATTTTTTGATAAATTTTTTAGAAAATAACAATTATTTAAACACGATTTTAGAAATTGGAACAGGTTGCGGATATAGTTCATATTGTTTAAGTGAAATTACTTCAGTAAAAAAAATAACAACTATTGAAAAAAACATTAAACGATATGAAATAGCGAAAAAATTATTAAAAAATGAATCAAAAATAAATATTTTGAATAAAGATGCGAATGTTTTTTTTAATAGCACAAATATTAATAAATATGATGTCATCATTTTAGATGGTCCAAAAAATAAATTAATTTGATATATCGAAAGAAGTTTCAATTTTTTAAACAAAAATGGAATATGTGTTGTAGATAATTTATTTTTAAAAGACATTCGTAAAAAACAAAATGAAAAATTTCAAAAGCGTTATGAAAAATTAATTATTAAAAACAATGAATTACAAAATTACATAAATTTATTAGATAAAAAAAGATACAATATTTTTGTTGATGAATCAGGTGATGGTTTAGTCATAATTCAATTACTATAA
- a CDS encoding peptidase U32 family protein, giving the protein MKKNKKIELLSPAGDFEKATIALDYGADAIFLGGKAYSLRSQASNFFMKDIKKTCAYAHKKNKKVYVALNVICHNSLIKGFPKFIQNLYKTGVDALIVADPYIIDYLTKKYPKWELHLSTQQSVTNSAAAKFWKKNNISRVVLAREVSINELKELMKNLKNEVEIEYFIHGAVCISYSGRCMMSNNWSLRDANVGGCAQSCRWKFDLIDKEKEIKHTNLFTMSPKDMMLLKYIKTLMELKVASLKIEGRMKSLNYIATVTKAYRQLIDTNNDKSFSKIKNDLKYAENRPSSIAFSKGQPTTKEMLYHDEERELKQRFAFVVDKIDKNFIQVNSRNYFKLNQKFTIFGPKNKYKNLTLISILDKNKNKIEFANKPMQTYFLKFNNKRFLKISKGFIGRIQ; this is encoded by the coding sequence ATGAAAAAAAATAAAAAAATTGAATTGCTATCTCCAGCAGGTGATTTTGAAAAAGCCACAATTGCATTAGATTATGGTGCTGATGCAATATTTTTAGGTGGAAAGGCGTATTCTTTACGTTCCCAAGCATCAAATTTTTTTATGAAAGATATAAAAAAAACTTGTGCATATGCACACAAAAAAAATAAAAAAGTTTATGTTGCATTAAATGTAATTTGTCACAATAGTTTAATAAAAGGTTTTCCTAAATTCATTCAAAATTTATACAAAACGGGTGTAGATGCTTTAATTGTTGCTGATCCTTATATTATTGATTATTTAACTAAAAAATACCCTAAATGAGAATTGCATTTGTCAACCCAACAATCAGTAACTAATTCTGCTGCCGCAAAATTCTGAAAAAAAAATAATATTTCTCGAGTTGTATTAGCAAGAGAAGTTAGTATTAACGAGTTAAAAGAATTAATGAAAAATTTAAAAAATGAAGTAGAAATAGAGTATTTTATTCATGGCGCTGTGTGCATTTCTTATTCCGGGAGATGTATGATGTCAAATAATTGATCATTAAGAGATGCAAATGTTGGCGGGTGCGCACAATCATGTAGATGAAAATTTGATTTAATCGATAAAGAAAAAGAAATAAAACATACAAATTTATTTACCATGTCGCCAAAAGATATGATGCTATTAAAATATATTAAGACATTGATGGAGTTAAAAGTAGCATCATTAAAAATTGAAGGAAGAATGAAATCTTTAAATTATATTGCAACTGTAACAAAAGCATATCGTCAATTAATTGATACCAATAATGATAAATCATTTTCTAAAATTAAAAATGATCTTAAATATGCAGAAAATAGACCAAGTAGTATTGCTTTTAGCAAAGGACAACCAACAACAAAAGAAATGCTTTATCATGATGAAGAGCGAGAATTAAAACAAAGATTTGCTTTTGTAGTTGATAAAATAGATAAAAATTTTATTCAAGTTAACAGTAGAAACTATTTTAAATTAAATCAAAAATTTACAATTTTTGGACCAAAAAACAAATATAAAAATTTAACTTTAATTTCAATTTTGGACAAAAATAAAAACAAAATTGAATTTGCAAATAAACCTATGCAAACATATTTTTTAAAGTTTAATAACAAAAGATTTTTAAAAATAAGTAAAGGTTTTATAGGAAGAATTCAATAA
- a CDS encoding DEAD/DEAH box helicase: protein MNKSSIEEFAKSEIVFIKGQNLVNRNRVIAKNSSKKENYYIGKVFDLDDVFQIELVVEKNKILSFSCTCNLDKPCFHIIGVLIKLFIQPHEKNNNVSHYDLIKQKALEKKKQDAKNKQKHLDKKINYSYKKLDWNKGSISFTQLHINFDNNQKISQFSFQLTSGNKIFTPICSKKIFKNINNKNGSLLISLLDHSSYEINSSAFNELDLKILRFLIENQLSFKNHRNYELRNNSKDTFWINRKVIFNLINWLKSEYKIKDNLNLSKFLEEKSDSFRMIMDSPNKYILYKELNEHSKYHISLMIQQSNKKWISISEVNANKNGQLLWADPTIQFWKNKKNLEVVSLVENTLVESYFFYYFNNNIKNFKYTTSDGKNQDIFDFIPKTIISLIYNDKEKIIKHRIKYVYPGSPSFSVFSTDDNSSTNKKRLWIYEKSIINVLSSYFFGSKQWFIKSKKISTLKIKEFESAINDFKKYKQSPIAQYEILSNLTNELKLNFDYKNFKKISINDDKLIIKCDNFNLTLEELKLICKHYISGNQIYINDKFFINLISEKNKPFLDFWSKFDYYNATSTKLGYFTLPKYRIFDLYIAFKGNISLIKKHVEKNVFDLIFYLVNKKNKDFKVPLPFKNVLRPYQVDGFKWIKLLLEYNIGGVLADDMGLGKTIQIISVLYDAYVNNKIKKPSLIVVPTSLVHNWKVEFEKFAKELKICVIEGTAKERTKLIKSNKHNIEITSFSVFKKDIEYHNKKSYEFFILDEAQNIKNNNTNLKSCVKEITSKHNLALTGTPIVNNVLELWSIFDFVLPGLFGTTNDFANDYEKNITKDNNPILLERLKQKVNTFVLRRTKEKVLTELPPKTQTDILVTFTPEHKLFYEKWFHDSQNKIKELITKNTEKKKELNSIKLNVFTMINDLRQICCSPELKDKSFIGKNSKLETCLDLVNQAILNERKILIFTQYLGMIDILKSELNKRGIKYYVLSGSTKNKDRVSIVDKFNKDKTPIFLSTLKTGGVGLNLVGAEIVIHYDLWWNLAIQNQATDRVHRIGQKKPVNVYRLITKDSIEQKIVAIQENKRHLIKSIISDNEENILSKISLEELIELFDIDIKKTLLKDDIDNH, encoded by the coding sequence ATGAACAAAAGTAGTATTGAAGAATTTGCAAAGAGTGAAATTGTCTTTATTAAAGGGCAAAATTTAGTTAATAGAAATCGCGTAATAGCAAAAAATTCATCAAAAAAAGAAAATTATTATATTGGAAAAGTTTTTGATTTAGATGATGTTTTTCAAATTGAATTAGTTGTTGAAAAAAATAAAATTTTGTCTTTTAGTTGCACTTGTAATTTAGATAAACCTTGTTTTCATATAATTGGAGTTTTAATAAAACTGTTCATTCAACCACATGAAAAAAATAACAATGTAAGTCATTATGATTTAATTAAACAAAAAGCATTAGAAAAGAAAAAACAAGATGCTAAAAATAAGCAAAAACATTTAGATAAAAAAATAAATTATTCCTATAAAAAATTAGATTGAAATAAAGGATCAATTTCTTTTACTCAATTACACATTAATTTTGATAACAACCAAAAAATTAGTCAATTTAGTTTCCAATTGACATCAGGTAATAAAATTTTTACACCCATTTGTTCTAAAAAAATTTTTAAAAACATTAATAACAAAAATGGATCATTGTTAATTTCTTTATTGGATCATTCATCATATGAAATTAATTCTAGCGCTTTTAATGAATTAGATTTAAAGATTCTTAGATTTTTAATTGAAAATCAATTATCTTTTAAAAATCATCGCAATTATGAATTAAGAAATAATTCAAAAGATACTTTTTGAATAAATAGAAAAGTTATTTTTAATTTAATTAATTGATTGAAATCTGAGTATAAGATTAAAGATAATCTCAATTTATCTAAATTTTTAGAAGAAAAATCTGATTCATTTAGAATGATAATGGATAGCCCAAATAAATACATTTTATATAAAGAATTAAATGAACATAGTAAATATCATATTAGTTTAATGATTCAACAATCAAATAAAAAATGAATTAGCATTAGTGAAGTTAATGCTAATAAAAATGGACAATTACTTTGAGCTGATCCTACTATTCAATTTTGAAAGAATAAAAAGAATCTTGAAGTTGTTAGTTTAGTAGAAAATACTTTAGTAGAATCTTATTTTTTCTATTATTTCAATAACAATATTAAAAATTTTAAATACACAACTTCTGATGGCAAGAACCAAGATATTTTTGATTTTATACCTAAAACAATTATCAGTTTAATTTATAACGATAAAGAAAAAATTATTAAACATAGAATAAAATATGTTTATCCAGGATCTCCATCATTTAGTGTTTTTTCAACTGATGATAATTCTTCAACAAATAAAAAAAGATTATGAATATATGAGAAATCTATTATTAATGTTTTATCTAGTTATTTTTTTGGTTCAAAACAATGATTTATTAAAAGTAAAAAAATATCAACTTTAAAAATAAAAGAATTTGAATCAGCAATTAATGATTTTAAAAAATATAAACAAAGCCCAATTGCTCAATATGAAATTTTAAGCAATTTAACAAATGAATTAAAATTAAATTTCGATTATAAAAATTTTAAAAAAATATCTATTAACGATGATAAATTGATAATTAAATGTGATAACTTTAATTTGACATTAGAAGAATTAAAATTAATTTGCAAACATTATATTTCAGGAAATCAAATCTATATTAATGATAAATTTTTTATTAATTTAATTTCGGAAAAAAATAAACCATTCTTAGATTTTTGGTCAAAATTTGATTATTACAATGCAACATCTACAAAATTAGGATATTTTACTTTACCAAAATATCGAATTTTTGACTTATATATTGCTTTTAAAGGAAATATTAGTTTAATTAAAAAACATGTTGAAAAAAATGTTTTTGATTTAATTTTTTATCTTGTTAATAAAAAGAACAAAGACTTTAAAGTTCCTTTACCGTTTAAAAATGTATTAAGACCATATCAAGTTGACGGTTTTAAATGAATTAAGTTATTACTAGAATACAATATTGGTGGTGTTTTAGCTGATGATATGGGATTGGGAAAAACAATTCAAATCATTTCTGTTTTATATGATGCATATGTAAATAATAAAATTAAAAAACCTTCTTTAATAGTTGTTCCCACATCATTAGTTCACAATTGAAAAGTGGAATTTGAAAAATTTGCAAAAGAATTAAAAATATGTGTGATTGAAGGGACAGCAAAAGAACGAACTAAATTAATAAAATCAAATAAACATAATATTGAAATAACTTCTTTTTCTGTATTTAAAAAAGATATTGAATATCATAATAAAAAATCATATGAATTTTTTATTTTAGATGAAGCACAAAATATAAAAAATAATAATACAAATTTAAAATCATGTGTTAAAGAAATTACTTCTAAACATAATTTAGCATTAACTGGCACACCGATCGTGAATAACGTTCTAGAATTATGATCTATTTTTGATTTCGTATTACCGGGATTATTTGGGACAACTAATGATTTTGCTAATGATTACGAAAAAAATATTACTAAAGACAATAACCCTATTTTGTTAGAACGTTTAAAACAAAAAGTAAATACATTTGTATTAAGACGAACAAAAGAAAAAGTTTTAACTGAATTACCACCTAAAACTCAAACAGATATTTTAGTTACTTTTACACCTGAACACAAATTGTTTTATGAAAAGTGATTTCACGATTCTCAAAATAAAATTAAAGAATTGATAACTAAAAATACTGAAAAAAAGAAAGAATTAAATTCTATAAAACTAAATGTTTTTACAATGATAAATGATTTGCGACAAATTTGTTGTAGTCCCGAATTAAAAGATAAATCATTTATTGGTAAAAATTCTAAATTAGAAACTTGTTTAGATTTGGTTAATCAAGCAATATTAAATGAACGAAAAATTTTAATATTTACACAATATTTAGGAATGATTGATATTTTAAAATCCGAATTAAATAAACGTGGCATTAAATATTATGTTTTATCTGGAAGTACAAAAAACAAAGATCGTGTTTCTATTGTTGATAAATTTAATAAAGATAAAACACCTATATTTTTATCGACATTAAAAACTGGTGGCGTTGGTTTAAATTTAGTTGGTGCTGAAATTGTTATCCATTATGATTTGTGATGAAATTTAGCTATTCAAAATCAAGCAACTGATCGAGTTCATCGTATTGGTCAAAAAAAACCTGTGAATGTTTATAGATTGATTACAAAAGATTCTATTGAACAAAAAATTGTAGCAATTCAGGAAAATAAAAGGCATTTAATAAAAAGTATTATTTCCGACAATGAAGAAAACATTTTAAGCAAAATTTCTTTAGAAGAGTTAATAGAATTGTTTGATATTGATATTAAAAAAACATTGTTAAAAGATGACATAGATAATCATTAG
- the miaA gene encoding tRNA (adenosine(37)-N6)-dimethylallyltransferase MiaA, with protein sequence MKQKIIAIVGPTGSKKSFLAIEIAKYLNLKAEIISADAFQVYKEISVGINKPNVAELNKVNHHFINNISVNDSWNIKIFKDQAEKIIDSLLNKKFIPIICGGSHLYIDAITKNYNLSNSPMRDRNLYKNWSNEQIFEKFFLIDPTEAKKISKYNRKRLIRALEIYETTGFKKNELIQNQILKYDVLYIYCNLNNKNLLMELLNKRTEKMFNNGWTDEIKFLIDNQPNFINSQASKAIGYSYLIDCILNKKEIELDELKKLIRQLAKKQIKWCNNHYINKTIHFDYLENNINSIFKQVSEFFNI encoded by the coding sequence ATGAAACAAAAAATTATTGCTATTGTCGGACCAACTGGATCAAAAAAATCGTTTTTAGCAATTGAAATTGCAAAGTATTTAAATTTAAAAGCTGAAATAATAAGTGCTGATGCTTTTCAAGTTTATAAAGAAATTTCAGTAGGTATTAATAAACCAAATGTTGCAGAATTAAATAAAGTTAACCATCATTTTATAAATAATATAAGTGTAAATGATTCATGAAATATTAAAATTTTTAAAGATCAAGCTGAAAAAATTATTGATAGTTTGTTAAATAAAAAATTTATCCCAATAATTTGTGGTGGATCACATTTGTATATAGATGCGATAACTAAAAATTATAACTTAAGCAATTCACCTATGCGAGATAGAAATTTATACAAAAATTGGTCAAATGAACAAATTTTTGAAAAATTTTTTTTAATTGATCCCACTGAAGCTAAAAAAATTTCTAAATATAATAGGAAAAGGCTAATTAGAGCTTTAGAGATTTATGAAACTACAGGATTTAAAAAAAATGAATTAATTCAGAATCAAATTTTAAAGTATGATGTTTTGTATATTTATTGCAATTTAAATAATAAAAATTTGTTAATGGAATTATTAAATAAAAGAACCGAAAAAATGTTTAATAATGGTTGAACAGATGAAATTAAATTTTTAATTGATAATCAACCTAATTTTATTAATTCACAAGCATCAAAAGCAATAGGATATTCCTATTTAATTGATTGTATTTTAAACAAAAAAGAAATCGAGTTAGATGAATTGAAAAAATTAATTAGACAGTTAGCTAAAAAACAAATAAAATGATGCAACAATCATTATATAAATAAGACAATTCATTTTGATTATTTGGAAAATAATATAAACTCTATTTTTAAACAAGTAAGCGAATTTTTTAATATTTAA
- a CDS encoding U32 family peptidase, whose protein sequence is MKLITMPFDYEQAINFIENKIDCILIGNKEISLRCANYFTWNEIKKITLNKLKTKVFILVNQFFFEPDLKKLLNNLKKLNELPIDGIYFQDYAIPQLCKENNLKFNLIYHPETMVTSYGQFPFFLKNNINHLVLSRELFKSELLTICKNKPKKMKLEIQAHGFLFIMHSRWKMISNFNNYANLRIDSKKFYWIKETLRKYPNAIFEDKFGTHMFSGYELCIIKIINELKNMNIDFIRIDNIMQNKEWCFKITYLYDELLKLIKENKVDERTINLFWNKAKDISKPNEISLGFLGSIKDNLHLIKNEKK, encoded by the coding sequence ATGAAATTAATAACAATGCCTTTTGATTATGAACAAGCTATTAATTTTATTGAAAATAAAATAGATTGTATTTTAATAGGAAACAAAGAAATAAGTTTGCGATGTGCAAATTATTTTACATGAAATGAAATAAAAAAAATTACTCTTAACAAACTAAAAACTAAAGTTTTTATTTTAGTTAATCAATTTTTCTTTGAACCAGATTTAAAAAAATTACTAAACAATTTAAAAAAACTAAATGAATTACCAATTGATGGAATATATTTTCAAGATTATGCTATTCCGCAATTATGCAAAGAAAATAATCTTAAATTTAATTTAATATATCATCCAGAAACAATGGTAACAAGTTATGGACAATTTCCATTTTTCTTGAAAAATAATATTAATCATTTAGTTTTATCAAGAGAATTATTTAAATCTGAATTATTAACAATTTGTAAAAATAAACCCAAAAAAATGAAACTTGAAATTCAAGCTCATGGTTTTTTGTTTATTATGCACTCTAGATGAAAGATGATTTCAAATTTCAATAATTACGCAAATTTAAGAATTGATTCAAAAAAATTTTATTGAATAAAAGAAACATTAAGAAAATATCCAAATGCTATTTTTGAAGATAAATTTGGAACACATATGTTTAGTGGTTATGAATTATGCATTATTAAAATAATTAATGAATTAAAAAATATGAATATTGATTTTATAAGAATCGATAACATTATGCAAAACAAGGAATGATGTTTTAAAATAACTTATTTGTATGATGAATTATTAAAATTAATAAAAGAAAACAAAGTAGATGAAAGGACTATTAATTTATTTTGAAATAAAGCAAAAGATATTTCAAAACCAAATGAAATATCTTTAGGTTTTTTAGGTTCAATAAAAGATAACTTACATTTAATTAAAAATGAAAAAAAATAA
- the ruvX gene encoding Holliday junction resolvase RuvX, translated as MYFLGLDVGSKTLGVAICHVDTQIPSPLTTIRFNENNFNQAVNLLKSKIKSFNYEIKEFIIGWPINENGTLNKATERVEKFVNELIKQFPNCKYKLQNERYTTKIANEMLFDMELKASLRSKNIDKISAVLILEFFLNEQR; from the coding sequence ATGTATTTTTTAGGTTTAGATGTTGGATCAAAAACATTAGGTGTAGCTATATGTCATGTTGACACACAAATTCCAAGTCCATTAACAACTATACGATTTAATGAAAATAATTTTAATCAAGCTGTTAATTTATTAAAATCAAAGATTAAAAGTTTTAACTATGAAATTAAAGAATTTATTATTGGTTGACCAATTAATGAAAATGGAACTTTAAATAAAGCTACTGAACGAGTGGAAAAATTTGTAAATGAATTAATTAAACAATTTCCAAATTGCAAATATAAATTACAAAACGAAAGATATACAACTAAAATTGCAAATGAAATGCTTTTTGATATGGAATTAAAAGCATCTTTAAGATCAAAAAATATTGATAAAATTAGTGCTGTTTTAATTTTGGAATTTTTTTTAAATGAACAAAGATAA
- a CDS encoding desulfoferrodoxin family protein encodes MKFFRKDWILYDEIAKDGGQRPDTLIELQVKDSDTHNMSHIPLIEKQNDGYFVRHDYNNVHPMNIKHHLVTTVLKIDDQWIHRYDFNYKTDNEPNVKFKVSHGKKVEAYTFCNLHGLYYSSIK; translated from the coding sequence ATGAAATTTTTTAGAAAAGATTGAATTTTATATGATGAAATAGCAAAGGATGGCGGTCAACGACCCGACACATTAATTGAATTGCAAGTTAAAGATTCTGATACTCATAATATGAGTCATATTCCATTAATTGAAAAACAAAATGATGGTTATTTTGTTAGACATGATTATAATAATGTTCATCCAATGAATATTAAACATCATTTAGTTACAACTGTTCTAAAAATTGATGATCAATGAATTCATCGATATGATTTCAATTATAAAACTGATAATGAACCTAATGTAAAATTTAAAGTTTCGCATGGTAAAAAAGTAGAAGCATATACTTTTTGCAACTTACACGGTTTATATTATTCATCTATAAAATAA
- a CDS encoding DUF6856 family protein, protein MTKKSKKIKKITSLLGLFLASVAAVSISLMTTSCSNVNSNLFRTITLDDINQNKEYDKLDTINESDVKNLVYGTKNFNDGNYVLLVASYSNDDQWRFLHGTNCTAITPRWYGNYGKAVQYILGENSPIKGLYPNGVKFALFVDSYISENNTNNKDNPFAKYRKVDSDSQIATKEQKDNSEKYRRNDTQAIQYRDIVNFLYNTYSSETNASGWLNKSAEFPTNNSTDGTIPSASNDTYGEITKIMAIAFKQDKDGKIQRSFFAYNSTSGGGSDDGSTTPPEEDNGSGENNSGSGETTTPENSDATTKQKIKNKITISNKAAVSSPGSDDFSIFLRDFYQTDNLK, encoded by the coding sequence ATGACTAAGAAAAGTAAAAAAATAAAAAAGATAACAAGTTTACTAGGATTATTTTTAGCTTCAGTAGCTGCTGTAAGTATTAGTTTAATGACTACAAGTTGTTCAAATGTTAATTCAAATTTATTTAGAACAATAACTTTAGATGATATAAATCAAAACAAAGAATATGATAAATTGGATACAATCAATGAATCCGATGTTAAAAATTTAGTGTACGGAACTAAAAATTTTAATGATGGAAATTATGTTTTGTTGGTAGCCTCATATTCAAATGATGATCAATGAAGATTTTTACATGGAACAAATTGCACAGCAATAACTCCTAGATGATATGGTAATTATGGCAAGGCTGTTCAATACATTTTAGGTGAAAATTCACCAATTAAAGGTTTATATCCAAATGGTGTTAAATTTGCTTTATTTGTTGATTCATACATATCCGAAAATAATACAAATAATAAAGATAATCCTTTTGCAAAATATAGAAAAGTAGATTCAGATTCTCAAATTGCTACTAAAGAACAAAAAGATAATTCAGAAAAATATAGAAGAAATGACACGCAAGCTATTCAATATCGAGATATTGTTAATTTTCTTTACAACACATATTCAAGTGAAACAAATGCTAGTGGTTGATTAAATAAATCTGCTGAATTCCCTACAAATAATTCTACAGATGGAACAATTCCATCAGCAAGCAATGATACTTATGGAGAAATTACTAAAATAATGGCTATAGCCTTTAAGCAAGATAAAGATGGCAAAATTCAACGTAGTTTCTTTGCATATAATTCAACATCTGGTGGTGGAAGCGATGATGGCTCAACTACTCCGCCCGAAGAAGATAATGGTTCAGGTGAAAATAATTCAGGTAGTGGCGAAACAACTACTCCAGAAAATAGTGACGCTACAACAAAACAAAAAATAAAAAATAAAATTACTATTTCAAATAAAGCTGCTGTTTCATCTCCTGGAAGTGATGATTTCTCAATATTCTTAAGAGATTTTTATCAAACAGATAATTTAAAATAA